The following proteins come from a genomic window of Thiothrix unzii:
- a CDS encoding RNA polymerase sigma factor, whose amino-acid sequence MIKTAALITDHSGQLGRNTQRERDLATAAKMNNFLRGVERRAFVIARLATQDEEESLDIVQDAMFKLVQKYSAHPEVEWGALFHAILHSRINDWHRRQKVRNRWRVFFFLSDEEEESGLKPEDQVAQTLHLEPETHVLHEEMSGTLQVAVGQLPLRQQQALLLRAWEGYDIAQTAKIMNCSEGSVKTHYSRAIHSLREKLGDYQ is encoded by the coding sequence ATGATTAAAACGGCGGCATTAATAACTGACCACAGTGGGCAGTTGGGACGAAATACGCAAAGGGAGCGGGATCTGGCGACGGCTGCGAAGATGAACAACTTCCTGCGGGGAGTGGAACGTCGTGCATTCGTGATTGCGCGTTTAGCGACTCAAGATGAAGAGGAGTCGTTAGATATTGTGCAGGACGCAATGTTTAAGTTGGTGCAGAAATACTCAGCCCATCCCGAAGTGGAATGGGGTGCGTTGTTCCATGCCATTTTGCATAGTCGGATTAACGATTGGCATCGTCGGCAAAAAGTACGCAATCGTTGGCGGGTTTTCTTTTTTCTCAGTGATGAGGAGGAAGAAAGTGGTCTGAAACCCGAGGATCAAGTGGCGCAAACGTTACACCTTGAGCCGGAAACGCACGTGTTGCACGAAGAAATGAGTGGTACGCTCCAAGTGGCGGTGGGGCAGTTGCCCTTACGTCAGCAACAAGCGTTATTGTTACGTGCGTGGGAAGGCTATGATATTGCTCAAACGGCAAAAATAATGAACTGTTCCGAGGGGAGTGTGAAAACGCATTACTCTCGCGCCATCCACAGTTTACGGGAAAAACTGGGAGATTATCAATGA
- a CDS encoding DUF3106 domain-containing protein — protein MRSSYTSSYWYPLVGTAVLVMSGQAMAETVKWEALSANEQAVLKPFAAQWSAFPENKQQSLRRWAAKSPEERARIKQRYADWKQLPAPASSASFSSTQAL, from the coding sequence ATGAGATCCAGCTATACAAGTTCCTACTGGTATCCGTTGGTAGGAACGGCAGTTTTAGTGATGAGCGGGCAAGCGATGGCTGAAACGGTGAAGTGGGAAGCGTTAAGTGCAAATGAGCAGGCGGTACTCAAGCCGTTTGCGGCGCAATGGTCGGCGTTTCCAGAAAACAAACAACAAAGTTTACGCCGCTGGGCAGCTAAGTCACCAGAAGAGCGGGCGCGTATTAAGCAACGTTATGCCGATTGGAAACAGCTTCCCGCCCCGGCGTCAAGCGCAAGTTTCTCATCAACTCAAGCGTTATAA
- the rpoS gene encoding RNA polymerase sigma factor RpoS produces MPRPQTQIHDKAEPFVAFDTTEDDDLCALETDEETILDDDSSDVVATSATFTVSSHEMDATQMYLREIEFSSLLTPEEEVRYGRLARQGDELGRKKMITCNLRLVVKIARRYMGRGLPLPDLIEEGNLGLIHAVEKFDPERGFRFSTYATWWIRQNIERALMNQTRTIRLPIHVNKELNAYLRKMREMTQKLGYEPSLQEMAVAMDKPIEALRKLLDFNERITSLDIPVGKDGDSLLVDFVSNDHDDDPAGKLEDEDITQSVDSWLEQLEFKQQEVIVRRFGLHGHERATLEQVGEALGLTRERVRQIQMDALKRLRRILENKGLSGESLLGFS; encoded by the coding sequence ATGCCAAGACCACAGACTCAAATACACGACAAAGCGGAACCTTTTGTCGCGTTTGATACCACCGAAGACGATGATCTGTGCGCCCTAGAAACTGATGAGGAAACGATACTGGATGATGACAGCAGTGATGTTGTCGCCACTAGCGCAACGTTTACCGTCAGCTCCCATGAGATGGATGCCACGCAGATGTATTTGCGTGAAATCGAGTTTTCGTCCTTGTTGACCCCAGAAGAGGAAGTCCGTTACGGTCGGCTGGCTCGTCAGGGTGATGAGCTAGGGCGTAAGAAGATGATTACCTGCAATTTGCGTTTGGTTGTCAAAATCGCCCGCCGTTACATGGGGCGTGGTTTGCCGCTACCGGATTTGATTGAGGAAGGAAATCTCGGTCTGATTCACGCGGTGGAAAAGTTTGACCCTGAGCGCGGTTTCCGTTTTTCCACGTATGCCACTTGGTGGATTCGTCAAAACATTGAACGGGCGTTAATGAATCAAACCCGTACCATCCGTTTGCCGATCCATGTGAATAAAGAGTTGAATGCTTACTTGCGTAAGATGCGTGAAATGACTCAGAAACTGGGTTATGAACCGTCATTGCAGGAAATGGCAGTGGCAATGGATAAGCCCATTGAAGCTCTGCGTAAGTTGCTGGATTTTAACGAGCGTATTACCTCACTGGATATTCCGGTCGGCAAAGACGGTGATAGCTTATTGGTTGATTTCGTTAGCAATGACCACGATGATGATCCCGCCGGTAAGCTGGAAGATGAAGACATTACCCAGTCCGTGGATAGCTGGCTGGAACAGTTGGAGTTCAAACAGCAGGAAGTGATTGTGCGCCGCTTTGGTTTGCATGGTCATGAGCGTGCCACGTTGGAACAGGTCGGCGAAGCCTTGGGGTTAACCCGTGAGCGCGTGCGTCAAATCCAAATGGACGCACTAAAACGCCTGCGCCGTATCCTTGAAAACAAGGGGTTATCCGGCGAAAGCTTGTTGGGTTTCAGTTAA
- a CDS encoding Mth938-like domain-containing protein: MKFSEASSTTTYRITAYDESSISVNQGKLTRSFIITPDKLITTWEPQHIAAMTPADLEPLFAGGAEVILIGSGATQAFPPAAVWQALVQHGIGFEIMRTDAACRTYNVLSSEARRIVAAFFI, translated from the coding sequence ATGAAATTCAGTGAAGCATCCAGCACCACCACTTACCGTATTACCGCCTATGATGAAAGTTCAATCAGCGTTAATCAGGGTAAATTGACCCGCAGTTTTATCATTACCCCGGATAAGCTGATTACCACATGGGAACCGCAGCATATCGCAGCCATGACTCCCGCAGATTTGGAGCCGTTATTCGCAGGCGGGGCGGAAGTTATTTTGATTGGAAGCGGTGCAACGCAGGCGTTTCCACCAGCGGCAGTGTGGCAGGCATTAGTACAACACGGCATCGGTTTTGAGATCATGCGTACCGATGCCGCCTGTCGTACTTACAATGTATTGTCGTCAGAAGCACGCCGCATTGTTGCAGCGTTCTTTATTTAA
- the alaC gene encoding alanine transaminase, with amino-acid sequence MQDDFQRINRLPTYVFKITDALKREARAKGEDIIDFGMGNPDQPTPKHIVDKMVEAVQRGDTHRYSMSRGIPRLRKAISNWYKRRFDVDIDPETEAIVTIGSKEGLAHLALATLSRGDTVLVPNPAYPIHPYGSIIADADIRHVPLVEGKDFFAELEAAIKNSWPKPKMLIINFPGNPTGQCVELDFFERVIAIAKEHDVWVIHDIAYGEICFDGYKAPSILQVPGAKDIAVEFYSMSKTYNMPGWRVGFMCGNPTLVKALERIKSYLDYGMFAPIQIAAIAALDGSQDCVEEIRSMYESRRNVLCDGLNAAGWVVERPKASMFLWAKIPQEYAAMGSLEFAKKLLADAKVAVSPGIGFGEYGDDHVRFSLIENEHRTRQAIRNIKQMFRKDQGLKE; translated from the coding sequence GTGCAGGACGATTTCCAAAGAATAAACCGCCTCCCAACCTATGTTTTCAAAATCACTGACGCACTCAAACGGGAGGCGCGTGCCAAGGGTGAGGATATTATCGACTTCGGGATGGGTAATCCAGACCAGCCGACCCCTAAACACATTGTTGATAAGATGGTGGAGGCGGTACAACGTGGTGATACCCACCGTTATTCCATGTCACGCGGGATTCCGCGTTTGCGCAAGGCGATCAGCAATTGGTACAAACGTCGCTTTGATGTGGATATTGACCCGGAAACCGAAGCGATTGTGACCATTGGCTCGAAAGAAGGGTTGGCACACCTTGCGTTGGCTACCTTGAGTCGAGGGGATACGGTGTTGGTTCCTAACCCGGCGTACCCCATTCACCCCTACGGTAGCATTATTGCTGATGCCGATATTCGTCATGTACCCTTGGTTGAAGGCAAAGATTTTTTCGCTGAATTAGAAGCAGCGATTAAAAATTCCTGGCCTAAGCCAAAAATGCTCATTATCAATTTCCCCGGCAACCCGACAGGGCAATGCGTGGAACTGGATTTCTTTGAGCGAGTGATTGCGATTGCCAAAGAGCATGACGTTTGGGTTATCCACGACATTGCTTACGGCGAAATTTGCTTTGACGGCTATAAAGCACCGTCAATTTTGCAAGTGCCGGGGGCAAAAGACATCGCGGTGGAATTCTATTCCATGTCCAAGACCTATAATATGCCGGGCTGGCGCGTCGGCTTTATGTGCGGTAATCCGACCTTGGTGAAAGCGTTGGAGCGGATTAAATCGTACTTGGACTACGGGATGTTCGCGCCGATTCAGATTGCTGCAATTGCCGCCTTGGATGGCTCGCAGGATTGCGTCGAAGAAATCCGCAGCATGTACGAAAGCCGTCGTAATGTATTATGTGATGGCTTAAATGCTGCCGGGTGGGTGGTTGAACGCCCGAAGGCCAGCATGTTCTTATGGGCGAAAATCCCGCAGGAATACGCAGCGATGGGTTCGCTTGAATTCGCTAAAAAATTATTGGCAGATGCCAAAGTGGCGGTATCACCGGGGATTGGTTTCGGTGAATACGGCGATGATCACGTGCGTTTCAGCTTGATCGAAAACGAGCACCGTACCCGTCAGGCGATCCGCAATATCAAACAAATGTTCCGTAAAGATCAAGGTTTAAAGGAGTGA
- a CDS encoding homoserine dehydrogenase, producing the protein MEPVKVGLLGLGTVGGGTATVLKRNAEEIARRAGRGIVIDYAANLDLSRAAELGLGDVRLTENAFDVVNDPDIQIVVELIGGYTVARDLVLHAIRSGKHVVTANKALIAMHGNEIFAAAQQQGVMVAFEAAVAGGIPVIKAVREGLAANRIEWLAGIINGTSNFILTEMRDKGRSFGDVLAEAQALGYAEADPTFDIEGVDAGHKLTILSSIAFGIPLQFKQTYTEGISRITSDDVKYATELGYRIKLLGIARRTAAGIEQRVHPTLIPERRLIANVDGVMNAVLVKGDAVGATLYYGAGAGAEPTASAVIADLVDITRALTSDPENRVPHLAFQPSTLTDTAILPIAEVETAFYLRMCALDRPGVLADVTRILGERQISIEAFIQKEPQSGENKVNIIMLTQRVREGNMDEAIAAIEALDSICSSVTRIRVENLG; encoded by the coding sequence ATGGAACCTGTCAAGGTTGGCCTGCTAGGGCTGGGTACTGTCGGTGGCGGTACTGCAACCGTTTTGAAACGTAACGCGGAAGAAATTGCGCGGCGTGCGGGTCGTGGTATTGTGATTGATTATGCAGCAAATCTTGACCTAAGCCGTGCGGCAGAATTAGGTCTGGGTGATGTGCGTTTGACAGAAAATGCCTTTGATGTGGTCAATGACCCCGATATTCAAATCGTGGTGGAATTGATTGGTGGTTACACCGTTGCTCGTGATTTGGTGTTGCACGCTATCCGTAGCGGCAAACACGTGGTAACGGCGAATAAAGCTCTAATTGCGATGCACGGTAATGAGATTTTTGCAGCAGCACAGCAGCAAGGTGTCATGGTGGCCTTTGAGGCGGCAGTAGCTGGTGGGATTCCGGTCATTAAGGCTGTGCGTGAAGGTCTGGCAGCAAACCGGATTGAATGGTTGGCTGGCATTATTAACGGCACGAGCAACTTTATTCTGACCGAAATGCGCGACAAAGGCCGTAGCTTTGGTGATGTATTAGCCGAAGCACAGGCATTGGGTTATGCCGAAGCTGACCCAACCTTTGATATTGAAGGGGTTGATGCCGGGCATAAGCTGACGATTTTATCGTCGATTGCGTTCGGGATTCCGTTGCAGTTTAAACAGACTTACACCGAAGGCATTTCGCGGATTACTTCAGACGATGTGAAATACGCTACCGAATTGGGCTATCGCATCAAGTTGTTGGGAATTGCACGGCGCACGGCAGCAGGTATTGAACAGCGGGTACACCCGACCTTGATTCCAGAACGGCGTTTAATTGCCAATGTGGATGGGGTTATGAATGCAGTGCTGGTGAAAGGCGATGCAGTGGGGGCAACCTTGTACTACGGTGCAGGCGCGGGTGCAGAACCTACCGCGTCGGCGGTTATTGCAGATTTGGTGGATATTACCCGCGCACTGACTTCTGACCCGGAAAATCGCGTGCCGCACTTGGCATTCCAGCCGTCTACCTTGACCGATACTGCGATTTTACCGATTGCGGAAGTGGAAACAGCGTTTTACTTGCGGATGTGTGCTTTAGACCGCCCCGGTGTGTTGGCGGATGTAACGCGCATTTTGGGTGAGCGGCAAATCAGTATCGAAGCCTTTATCCAGAAAGAGCCGCAAAGTGGCGAAAACAAGGTCAATATCATTATGCTGACGCAGCGGGTTCGCGAAGGCAATATGGATGAGGCGATTGCTGCGATTGAAGCATTAGATAGTATTTGCAGCAGCGTGACGCGCATTCGTGTGGAGAATTTGGGTTAA
- the thrC gene encoding threonine synthase gives MKYISTRGQSPAQQFSEILLGGLAPDGGLYLPETYPQLTADELLQMRGMNYRELAFAVLSRFATDIPAADLKAIIDKTYTAAVYCNVRDGENPEDITPLHTLEPDLHLLCLSNGPTIAFKDMAMQLLGNLFEYVLAKAGQGINILGATSGDTGSSAEYAMRGKHGVNVFMLSPHGKMSRFQTAQMFSLQDPNIFNIAVNGVFDDCQDIVKAVSNDHAFKAQHKIGAVNSINWARVAAQIVYYFKGYFAATSDNSQQVSFAVPSGNFGNVCAGHIARMMGLPIKHLVVATNENDVLDEFFRTGVYRPRGSANTYHTSSPSMDISKASNFERFVFDLMGRDGDKVRALWNTVDNGGAFDLNADGVFADVPRFGFQSGVSSHQKRMQTIRETWETYGVMIDTHTADGLKVALELREPGVPMLVLETALPAKFEDSIREALGRDPVRPVGMETLEDLPQRFDVMDADALLVKQFIVDKTT, from the coding sequence ATGAAATACATTTCGACTCGTGGGCAGTCGCCTGCACAACAGTTTAGCGAAATCCTGCTGGGGGGGCTTGCGCCAGACGGCGGTTTGTATTTGCCGGAAACTTATCCGCAATTGACGGCGGATGAGCTGCTTCAGATGCGCGGGATGAATTATCGTGAACTGGCGTTTGCGGTATTGTCACGTTTTGCCACGGATATTCCGGCGGCTGATTTAAAAGCGATTATCGACAAAACTTACACGGCGGCGGTGTATTGCAATGTCCGCGACGGCGAAAACCCGGAAGATATTACCCCACTGCATACTTTAGAGCCGGATTTGCACCTGTTGTGCTTGTCGAATGGCCCGACGATTGCGTTTAAAGACATGGCGATGCAATTGCTGGGTAATTTGTTTGAATACGTGCTGGCAAAAGCGGGGCAGGGCATCAATATTTTGGGGGCGACTTCCGGTGATACGGGGTCATCAGCGGAATATGCGATGCGTGGCAAGCACGGCGTGAATGTGTTCATGCTGTCGCCGCACGGTAAAATGAGCCGCTTCCAGACCGCGCAGATGTTCAGTTTGCAAGACCCGAATATTTTCAATATTGCGGTGAATGGCGTATTTGATGATTGCCAAGACATTGTGAAAGCGGTGTCTAACGATCATGCATTTAAAGCTCAACACAAAATCGGTGCGGTTAACTCGATCAACTGGGCGCGGGTTGCGGCGCAGATTGTGTACTATTTCAAAGGTTATTTTGCAGCCACTAGCGATAATAGTCAGCAAGTAAGCTTTGCCGTGCCATCGGGCAATTTCGGTAATGTGTGTGCCGGGCATATTGCTCGCATGATGGGCTTGCCGATTAAGCACTTGGTGGTGGCGACTAACGAAAACGATGTATTGGATGAGTTTTTCCGCACGGGTGTTTACCGTCCACGTGGTTCAGCCAATACGTATCACACCAGTAGTCCGTCGATGGATATTTCTAAAGCATCGAACTTTGAACGCTTTGTGTTCGATTTAATGGGGCGTGATGGCGATAAAGTACGTGCTTTGTGGAATACGGTGGATAATGGCGGGGCGTTTGATTTGAATGCGGATGGCGTGTTCGCTGATGTTCCTCGCTTTGGTTTCCAGTCCGGGGTGAGTTCACACCAAAAACGGATGCAGACGATTCGTGAAACTTGGGAAACTTACGGGGTAATGATCGACACTCATACCGCTGATGGCTTGAAAGTGGCGTTGGAGTTGCGTGAACCCGGCGTACCCATGCTGGTATTGGAAACGGCCTTACCTGCAAAATTTGAAGACTCGATTCGTGAAGCTTTGGGGCGTGATCCGGTGCGTCCAGTAGGTATGGAAACACTGGAAGATTTACCGCAACGCTTTGACGTAATGGATGCCGATGCGCTGCTTGTTAAGCAGTTTATTGTCGACAAGACAACTTAA
- a CDS encoding OmpA family protein, whose amino-acid sequence MMKLSLRHAVIAALSATLLAGCGVNGEMTRAEQGALIGGVAGAVLGKTTGDKDDKRALGGAVIGGLAGLAIGNYMDQQEAALRQSLQGSGVDVQRRNDNIVLTMPDAITFATGQSTIEPQFYPVLNNLGNTLNQFADTRIQIAGHTDNVGSDAFNLQLSQQRANSVRGYLAGTGVVAQRMQAVGYGESRPVADNGSDYGRTQNRRVEITLIPVQQQ is encoded by the coding sequence ATGATGAAATTATCCCTGCGTCATGCAGTTATCGCGGCGTTAAGCGCGACTTTGCTGGCGGGTTGTGGCGTGAACGGTGAAATGACACGTGCTGAACAAGGCGCGTTGATTGGTGGTGTTGCCGGTGCGGTATTGGGTAAAACCACGGGCGATAAAGATGATAAACGTGCCTTAGGGGGAGCGGTCATCGGTGGTTTAGCGGGTTTGGCGATTGGCAATTACATGGATCAGCAGGAAGCGGCGTTACGCCAAAGCTTGCAAGGTTCTGGGGTTGATGTGCAACGTCGCAATGACAATATTGTGTTGACGATGCCTGATGCGATTACTTTTGCCACCGGTCAATCCACGATTGAGCCGCAATTTTACCCAGTGTTGAATAATCTGGGAAATACCTTGAATCAGTTTGCTGATACGCGCATTCAAATTGCGGGGCATACAGATAATGTGGGTAGCGATGCCTTCAACCTGCAATTGTCACAACAGCGTGCCAACAGTGTGCGTGGTTATTTAGCAGGTACTGGTGTCGTAGCGCAGCGTATGCAGGCGGTGGGTTACGGTGAAAGCCGTCCAGTCGCAGACAATGGCAGTGATTATGGGCGCACCCAAAACCGCCGTGTTGAAATTACCCTGATTCCGGTTCAGCAGCAATAA
- a CDS encoding CDP-alcohol phosphatidyltransferase family protein encodes MREQIPNIITMIRIVSIAPICWLLWRGEYPLALMLLVLAGLSDALDGFLARRYGWFTRLGAFLDPVADKLFVMAVFIVFGLQGNLPWWLVSLVIGRDVVIVLGAMACRWLRGKLEIRPLMISKLNTGLQIFLLATTLLHVALYPLPLWLTIGLQWGVAATTLLSGIAYMILWGRYAFAKG; translated from the coding sequence GTGCGGGAACAAATTCCAAATATCATTACCATGATCCGTATTGTGTCAATCGCGCCGATTTGTTGGTTATTGTGGCGTGGTGAGTATCCTTTGGCTCTAATGTTACTCGTTTTAGCGGGCTTGTCAGATGCCTTGGACGGTTTTTTAGCACGTCGTTACGGTTGGTTCACGCGCTTAGGGGCATTCCTTGATCCGGTTGCGGATAAATTGTTTGTGATGGCAGTGTTCATCGTGTTTGGATTACAGGGCAATTTACCTTGGTGGCTGGTCAGTTTGGTGATTGGGCGTGATGTGGTGATTGTGCTGGGTGCAATGGCGTGCCGTTGGTTGCGTGGTAAGCTCGAAATTCGTCCGTTAATGATCAGCAAGCTCAATACCGGCTTGCAGATTTTCTTGTTGGCAACGACGTTGTTGCACGTTGCTTTATACCCGTTGCCGTTGTGGTTAACGATAGGTTTGCAATGGGGTGTGGCGGCAACCACGTTGTTAAGTGGTATTGCTTACATGATTTTATGGGGGCGTTATGCCTTCGCCAAGGGGTAA
- a CDS encoding AI-2E family transporter has product MIWSSSRWFWLAIGLLSVVLLYVLAPILMPFLAGALLAYLGDPLVDRLESWKLSRTASVTVVFLTICLALVLFFLFLVPILETQTQRLFDKIPQYLEWGVNVLAPYLQERFGVDPSVLEVERIKGVITSHWKETGGFIRNAVQTISHSGFVVLGWVANLALIPIITFYLLRDWDHLVRYIDDLLPRSIEPLVARLARESDEVLGAFLRGQLSVMLALSVIYAIGLSLIGLEFALLIGLIAGLVSFVPYLGLIVGVSIAGIAVLFQMPHDIFMLFWVFAVFGVAQVIEGTLLTPLLVGERIGLHPVAVIFAVLAGGQLFGFMGILLALPVAAVLAVILRHVHDTYKQSQIYGIEESLLDDNLPVADSVTDGEKTP; this is encoded by the coding sequence ATGATCTGGAGCAGTAGTCGGTGGTTTTGGTTGGCGATTGGTTTATTGTCAGTCGTTTTGCTATACGTGTTGGCTCCTATTTTAATGCCATTTTTGGCGGGGGCGTTGCTGGCCTATTTGGGCGACCCGTTGGTAGATCGGCTGGAGTCGTGGAAATTGTCACGTACCGCGTCGGTGACGGTGGTTTTCTTGACGATTTGCTTGGCTTTAGTGCTGTTTTTCTTGTTTTTAGTACCGATTTTGGAAACCCAAACGCAACGCTTGTTCGATAAAATTCCCCAGTATTTGGAGTGGGGTGTGAATGTGCTCGCGCCGTATTTACAGGAACGTTTTGGGGTTGATCCCAGTGTTTTGGAAGTGGAGCGCATTAAGGGCGTGATTACTTCTCACTGGAAGGAAACCGGCGGCTTTATCCGTAATGCGGTGCAAACGATTTCACATTCCGGGTTTGTAGTGTTGGGTTGGGTGGCTAATTTAGCGTTGATTCCGATTATTACGTTTTATTTGTTGCGTGATTGGGATCATTTAGTGCGTTACATTGATGATTTATTGCCGCGTTCAATAGAACCGTTAGTGGCGCGATTGGCGCGTGAATCTGATGAGGTTTTAGGGGCTTTCTTACGCGGGCAATTGTCGGTGATGCTGGCATTGTCGGTTATTTATGCGATTGGCTTGAGTCTGATTGGCTTGGAATTCGCGCTGTTGATTGGTTTAATCGCTGGCTTGGTGAGTTTTGTGCCGTATTTGGGCTTAATTGTGGGTGTAAGTATTGCCGGAATTGCGGTGTTGTTTCAGATGCCTCACGATATTTTTATGTTGTTTTGGGTATTCGCGGTGTTCGGGGTTGCGCAAGTGATTGAAGGCACGCTGTTAACCCCGTTACTGGTGGGTGAGCGCATTGGTTTGCATCCGGTGGCGGTGATTTTTGCGGTGTTAGCGGGCGGGCAATTATTTGGTTTTATGGGGATTTTATTGGCATTGCCAGTGGCAGCGGTGTTGGCGGTGATTTTGCGCCATGTGCATGATACTTATAAACAAAGCCAGATTTATGGCATAGAGGAATCATTACTGGATGACAATCTGCCAGTTGCAGATAGTGTAACTGATGGGGAGAAAACTCCATGA
- the hda gene encoding DnaA regulatory inactivator Hda — MMQQQLTLNVGIRDGHRFSSFFVTPENAELLGILKRGFEQHFPQIFLWGDTLAGKSHLLQACCENYYQAGLMAAYFPLKTCAQYGLRMLAGLENKHLVVIDELDAVIGQRDWEEALVHLINACRANNQPLLFAARTSPREMVCALPDFSSRLLWGPDYRVHVMSEEQCMQAMAWRAHQRGFELPTHVMKYIQRHYPHDIKTLVTMLNRLDAASLTKGRKVTREFIREVMQDSVSPAQAVLQ, encoded by the coding sequence ATGATGCAGCAGCAGTTAACGCTGAATGTGGGCATTCGTGACGGGCATCGTTTCAGCTCGTTTTTCGTTACCCCTGAAAATGCTGAATTGCTGGGTATTTTAAAACGTGGCTTTGAACAGCATTTCCCGCAGATTTTTTTGTGGGGCGATACCTTGGCGGGTAAGTCACATTTGTTGCAGGCGTGTTGTGAAAATTATTACCAAGCTGGTTTAATGGCGGCGTATTTTCCGCTGAAAACTTGTGCGCAATACGGTTTGCGGATGCTCGCGGGTTTGGAAAATAAGCATTTGGTCGTCATCGACGAATTGGATGCGGTGATTGGGCAGCGCGACTGGGAAGAAGCTTTGGTGCATTTGATTAATGCGTGTCGTGCGAATAATCAGCCATTGTTGTTTGCGGCACGTACCAGCCCCCGCGAAATGGTGTGTGCACTTCCTGATTTTTCTTCGCGCTTACTGTGGGGGCCGGATTACCGGGTGCATGTGATGAGCGAAGAACAGTGTATGCAGGCGATGGCGTGGCGGGCGCACCAACGTGGTTTTGAATTGCCCACTCATGTGATGAAATACATTCAACGCCATTACCCGCATGATATTAAAACCTTAGTGACGATGTTAAACCGTTTAGATGCTGCAAGTTTAACCAAGGGTCGTAAGGTGACGCGGGAGTTTATCCGTGAAGTTATGCAGGATTCCGTATCGCCTGCGCAAGCTGTGCTACAGTGA
- a CDS encoding tellurite resistance TerB family protein has product MDMKNLLDQLLQSGKDIAQKGQVLAEQKLGIPAEGEKRDSMLSGMKTGAAAAGTLALLLGTQTGRRVTGAAVKVGSLAALGGLAYQMYRQWETPNAASDTSEAVTEAQTDPAILLKAMIAAAKADGHVDSAEMTAIRQKLSELALDGDVNDMILTELTKPLDAASIAALADGNVAIATEIYLVSAAVIDVANDAEQAYLADLRAALALPEGV; this is encoded by the coding sequence ATGGATATGAAAAATTTACTGGATCAATTACTGCAATCAGGTAAAGACATTGCCCAAAAAGGGCAGGTGTTGGCTGAGCAAAAATTGGGTATTCCCGCAGAAGGCGAGAAACGTGACTCTATGTTGTCGGGCATGAAAACCGGCGCGGCAGCAGCGGGTACACTGGCCTTGTTGTTAGGTACGCAAACCGGACGGCGCGTCACGGGTGCGGCAGTTAAAGTGGGCAGTCTCGCGGCATTGGGTGGTTTGGCCTATCAAATGTACCGTCAATGGGAAACACCAAACGCTGCGTCAGATACTTCGGAGGCAGTCACCGAAGCGCAAACTGATCCGGCTATTTTATTAAAAGCAATGATTGCGGCTGCGAAAGCTGATGGTCATGTGGATTCCGCAGAAATGACAGCGATTCGGCAAAAACTGTCCGAGTTAGCCTTGGATGGTGATGTTAATGATATGATCTTGACCGAACTTACCAAACCACTGGATGCTGCAAGTATTGCGGCACTGGCTGATGGTAATGTGGCAATCGCTACCGAAATCTACCTCGTGTCTGCTGCTGTCATTGACGTTGCCAACGATGCGGAACAAGCGTATTTGGCGGACTTGCGTGCGGCATTAGCGTTGCCTGAAGGCGTTTAA
- a CDS encoding PA3496 family putative envelope integrity protein produces MRDTNEYGIEQEDDSFIIEKVTTSSSSADHPKRTKPHIIRRNVEDYLERKALERRLKDVFDDRF; encoded by the coding sequence ATGCGTGATACCAACGAGTATGGCATTGAGCAAGAAGATGATTCATTTATTATCGAAAAAGTAACCACATCTTCATCATCCGCCGATCACCCAAAACGTACTAAACCGCACATTATTCGGCGCAATGTTGAGGATTACTTGGAACGCAAGGCGTTAGAACGACGCTTGAAAGATGTTTTTGACGACCGTTTTTAA